The segment TAgtatttctatttttcattatcTGGGAGTAAATCTGAAAACGCCTTTATGGAGTAGCCCTAAGCAAAGCCAGGCCTTCTAAATCATGCTAGTCTatttttcattatctattgtcaCTGCTTATTTATTGACCTAATCAGAAGACTGTTTTGTTTGAAATGTAAATTATGTATTTACCCTTGTGTTGAAATTACAGGGAGCTCAAGGAAGAGAAATATGCTGCTCGCAGCGCAATAGTTCCCATGCTTCAAGCCGAAGAAGATGAAAGGTGAGCCATACTTTGCTACTTTGGTCAAATGGCTATTCGAACTGGTCGATCAGCATTCTAATGTTGATACTGTATTCTCATTTTTAGATTTGTCAAGGAATGGAAAAAGTACCTGGAGGAGGAGGCCAGGATCATGAAAGATGTCCCCGGCTGGAAAGTCGGTGAGAATGTTTACAACTCAGGGAAATGGATGCCCCCAGCAACTGGTGAGCTCCGACCTGAGGTCTGGTGAAAGAGCATTCTGTGCAACTGGTTCTGGTTCTTGTATTATGTCAGTTTTTCATCACTGAAGCATCACCTGGACCTCTCAAGACTAATCACCCTGTCTTGGCTCTTTTGATGAATAAACTTATGTCTTGAATGGTTTTGGTTCCTGTAACCATTTATTTTGACGGTGGTTGCTGGTGGAGCACACTACTCTGCACTATTCTTCTACTTTTATAGACTGCAACATGAATTGTTCATGATCCTGATCTGAACATTACTAGACAATTGTTGAAGCAACATGCTTTATAAGTTTTTCAGGGGTTTTCATGCATTCTTTGAGCAGATGTTTGCATATGTTTTGGTTTGACACCTACTCAGAAGTGATCGGGTGATGCACCGGGGCACACGTGATTCTCACATGCGGTGCACGTAGGATAGGAGATATAGGACGGACCCACACGGCTCCACCGCTAGCCACTTGCTAGTATTCGACGGTGGGGACCGGAGCAAGAAGAATTGGATTCACACAAGAAGTGGTGGTGGACCCGTTCCATGTCTTGTGTCACATGATGATGACATGGAGATTACAGCTAATGGTGGGCCCATCCATCTCGGCCCGGAATACTTTGACGTTGCAGGCCTGGCATCACATCACATGTAGCCCAATATCAtaaagtataataataataataataataaagttccCTGATTGAAATCAGGcttactttttcttcttgttcccTTTTTTGTttaacacacatatatatatagatttaaaatTCACAACTCTGTTAAATTATAATGGGCAAGTGAGACATTTCCTTGACCCATCaacttaagaaaataaaagtctTGACAATTAAATTGGCAGTCTAGTGTCACCATCACACCATTTCATTCATTGGCAATTTCCACTGGTCATGCATTCTCATAAACACCCAGACCCAGCCGCTAATCTAGAGATCCAAATACAGCACAGCAGCATTGTTGTCCTGCCGACACTCATACTAATCACCTCCATTTGTTGTTATCTTAATTAATCTCCCCATTAATCCTTTAATTTCTCACCACTATTATTCATTACCATTAACAATTTATCGTAcataaataatctaaaaaaaactaattacaaAGTTTCTTAGCAAGCTCTTGAAGACATTAATAAACAACAAACaccctccctctctctctctctctctctctctctctctctctccagaTCTACTCCTCGTTTTCCTCTCGTAGGCTAAATCGCGTTTCTTTCACCGCATTCTCATATTTGTATTCGAGTGATCTTGGGTTTCTCCTCACATTCGTCTTCCTTGTCGAGATCCAATCTAGAGACGCTTCTGTGGTTCTGAACAGTAAGTctctttgttgatgatgatgataatgatgatgtcAATGAGATGGAAATAGAGATCTTTCGGTTGGTTCCTTTGTTGTAATTGGTCTTTGtttcaatttgaaattttggatttgattttgttttttttttttttgtggatttgaaATGCGTGGATTTCGCGATCGATTGGGCATCTCACTATCTGaaatttaccctttttttttttcatggatgcTTTCTGGTGATCTCTCTTATACCGACTGGCGTTTGTTTGAAAAATCTTATTGTGGATTTCATAACTGCAAGTTAATGCTATTCTTGATGAAAAGTCCCTATCTTTTTCGTTGATTCCTTAACGACGAGTTAATGCTACTCTTGCTGAAAAATCTTGTCCTTTGTGTTTGATTGAATTGTAAGAACTATTTTGATTTCTTGACTGATAACCGAAtgtatgatttggtttttttagaaaaaaagaaaaagaaatgtgCTTGTTTTTTGTCCTTTCCTGATTCGGTTTGATATCTGGAGTTTATATGGTCCTGCCATCACCTAATTTTGGATGTTTAATCATTAAATTTGTTCTGGGATTTGTGATATTCTTTAGATCTCTTTCTTTTGTGGTGAGCTTTTTTAGTTCTTTCCTTTTACTTTTGCATATTAACTTCTGTATGTTCTTAGATCCACACTTAATGCTCCTTCAATGGTCTATTGATTAGTGTAGAGTTTTTCTGATCTTTCTGTTTAATTTCATGAGAAATTTATAGCCTGcacaaatttatgaaataatacAAACTACCGCATTATGTGTTCTatctattgtttttcatttgtaaaCATGATGTCTGATCTTCCTTGGATGATACATTTTCAGGCCTGACTTTTCATATTGACATTTGGAAGACCTCGCACGACCCtttttaatagttttggttCTCAAATCTTAGTAGCAAGTTGTGTTTGTTGGAAGGCTGATCACAACCAAAATCACTGACTGAAGATCTTATGATAGCAAACAATTTCCAGTGTGGTGTGTGTTTGTCTTCTGTATACTGTTGAGACTAATAGTTGTTGTTTGACAATGAGGGGGAGAGGGGATGGTGGACAAAAGAGGCACCTGGTACCACTAATTTGTGGTGGTGCGGTTGTTCtagtttttctctttctctattgTGGATCATTTTTTGGCTCCGGAGGGCAGCATGCAAACACTGCTTTGGAATATGGAAGTAGATTCTCGAAATCATTGGGTTGGAGTAGTGATGAGAATGCAGAGGATGGCAAATCAGATGAGTCGATTTTTGGATCGGAGGGTGGAGCTGACAGTGCTCTACCTAAGAGCTTTCCAGTGAGTGAATCAGCTAGATTCTATTTATGATCATCATTTATTATCTCTGCCCTAATTCATTATATGCACAATTTCTTCAAGGTATGCGATGATCGTCACTCAGAGTTGATCCCCTGCCTTGATAGAAACCTTATCTATCAAACTAGATTGAAGCTAGATCTATCTTTGATGGAACACTACGAGAGGCATTGTCCTCAGCCTGAGAGGCGCTACAATTGTTTGATCCCTCCGCCAGCAGGCTACAAGGTCAGACGCTTGGTGTTTCTCCTTTTACATACCAAGCAATATATTCAAGTTGTTTGAATGTATCTGTATCTACAATGCAGATTCCTATTAAGTGGCCAAAAAGTCGAGATGAAGTGTGGCAAGCAAATATACCTCACACTCATCTTGCGCATGAAAAATCAGATCAGAACTGGATGGTTGTCAAAGGTGATAAGATTGAATTTCCTGGTGGTGGCACTCATTTTCATTATGGAGCTGATAAATATATTGCATCTATTGCAAATGTAAATTCTCTTCTCTCTTACTGTCTCATAAATTGATTCACTTTAATATTATCTGTGTCACGCCTATAttcaatttgtaatttatttatggACATTTAGTATAAGAGAGAGACTGAACTTGTGTCCTGAACTGGCAGATGCTCAACTTcagcaataatattttaaacaatgaGGGAAGGTTACGGACTGTTCTAGATGTCGGGTGCGGAGTTGCGAGCTTTGGAGGATATCTTCTCTCATCAGATATCATAGCAATGTCATTAGCACCCAATGATGTTCATCAAAACCAGATCCAGTTTGCTCTAGAGAGAGGAATTCCTGCTTACCTTGGTGTATTAGGAACAAAAAGGCTTCCTTATCCAAGCCGATCTTTTGAGTTTGCTCATTGCTCACGTTGTAGGATTGATTGGCTCCAGAGGGGTGGCATTCTTCTGCTAGAGTTGGACAGAGTGCTTAGACCAGGTGGCTATTTTGCTTATTCATCTCCTGAAGCTTATGCTCAGGATGAGGAGGATCTCAGGATATGGAAGGAGATGAGTGCCCTTGTTGAACGGATGTGCTGGAAAATTGCTGCAAAGAGAAACCAAACCGTTATTTGGGTTAAACCTTTGACCAATGACTGCTATATGGATAGAGAGCCTGGGACCCATCCCCCTCTATGCAAAACCGATGATGACCCGGATGCTGTTTGGGGTGTACGAATGGAAGCATGCATTACCCGTTATTCTGAACGTGAGTATGCAAATAC is part of the Dioscorea cayenensis subsp. rotundata cultivar TDr96_F1 chromosome 22, TDr96_F1_v2_PseudoChromosome.rev07_lg8_w22 25.fasta, whole genome shotgun sequence genome and harbors:
- the LOC120252728 gene encoding NADH dehydrogenase [ubiquinone] 1 alpha subcomplex subunit 13-B encodes the protein MTEAVVRNKPGMASVKEMPLLQDGPPPGGFPPVRFARRIPTTGPSAVAIFLTAFGAFAWGMYQVGKGNKIRRELKEEKYAARSAIVPMLQAEEDERFVKEWKKYLEEEARIMKDVPGWKVGENVYNSGKWMPPATGELRPEVW
- the LOC120252726 gene encoding probable methyltransferase PMT3, which produces MRGRGDGGQKRHLVPLICGGAVVLVFLFLYCGSFFGSGGQHANTALEYGSRFSKSLGWSSDENAEDGKSDESIFGSEGGADSALPKSFPVCDDRHSELIPCLDRNLIYQTRLKLDLSLMEHYERHCPQPERRYNCLIPPPAGYKIPIKWPKSRDEVWQANIPHTHLAHEKSDQNWMVVKGDKIEFPGGGTHFHYGADKYIASIANMLNFSNNILNNEGRLRTVLDVGCGVASFGGYLLSSDIIAMSLAPNDVHQNQIQFALERGIPAYLGVLGTKRLPYPSRSFEFAHCSRCRIDWLQRGGILLLELDRVLRPGGYFAYSSPEAYAQDEEDLRIWKEMSALVERMCWKIAAKRNQTVIWVKPLTNDCYMDREPGTHPPLCKTDDDPDAVWGVRMEACITRYSEQMHRDKGTGLAPWPERLTTPPPRLAELDISTDTFEKDMEAWQKRVESYWKLLSSKIGPNTLRNIMDMKANLGSFAAVLKDKDVWVMNVVPEDGPNTLKVIYDRGLIGTVHDWCEAFSTYPRTYDLLHAGTVFSGIEKKGCSAEDLLLEMDRILRPNGFIIIRDKRIVVEFIKKRLTALRWESVAVVDPEPGSDSEDGEMVFVIQKQMWLLDNTA